The following are encoded in a window of Megalopta genalis isolate 19385.01 chromosome 6, iyMegGena1_principal, whole genome shotgun sequence genomic DNA:
- the Ugt50B3 gene encoding UDP-glycosyltransferase family 50 member B3, whose product MIDRVLVLMMLAWLCETVRGYNILMATMGGTKSHTVPFIALGTSLKARGHNVTLVSAFPGPAANNGLQEFVPPIFKAYVGNYTSEWDLVGARFRDELPISPWDAMRYAWEACEALLRDKTSVSWLRKPEGNPRMRWDVAVVDGAFPECLLGVLYGENVPTIMLNTVALYSGSIGRQGNPSPWSITPYFGKPITQDMSFFQRLLNAACLVTLQIMHWIMTTGYIQPILRRYLGEQLPDVRDLTAEVPLTLQNSHYSVADSLPYLANVVNVACLHCNPAIQLSTDLENFLQRGFIFVSMGSSVRASGMPEALRHIFVTAFATLPYNIVWKWEGEKIKDLPSNVRTAAWWPQQDLLGHPKLRAFVSHGGLLSLHEAAYHGAPTLVLPVFCDHDGNAAQAEKLGYALVMNLAGISIGNLREGILKVSTLHNNAYRVAAKKRSLLLRKLPISPKKLAIWWVEHVAEYKGADHLKSSTRHMGIVHYYSIDVVIFYAIALLLLVYGLKKLCWRTIPKHGVNKKKLD is encoded by the exons ATGATCGACCGAGTACTCGTTCTGATGATGCTCGCCTGGCTCTGCGAAACAGTTAGGGGATACAACATTTTAATGGCCACCATGGGCGGCACGAAATCGCACACCGTGCCTTTCATCGCACTCGGGACCAGTCTCAAGGCCCGGGGTCACAACGTGACCTTGGTCAGCGCGTTTCCTGGACCAGCCGCTAACAACGGACTGCAGGAGTTTGTGCCACCCATTTTCAAG GCCTACGTTGGTAACTACACGTCGGAATGGGACCTGGTAGGAGCTAGATTTCGCGACGAATTACCGATCTCGCCTTGGGACGCAATGCGATACGCTTGGGAAGCCTGCGAGGCTCTTCTTCGAGACAAAACATCCGTTTCTTGGCTGAGGAAGCCTGAAGGCAATCCCCGTATGAGATGGGACGTCGCGGTGGTGGATGGTGCTTTTCCTGAGTGTCTTCTTGGAGTCCTTTATGGGGAGAATGTACCTACGATCATGCTGAATACG GTCGCCTTGTATAGCGGCTCAATAGGGCGGCAAGGTAATCCATCGCCTTGGTCGATAACACCCTATTTCGGGAAACCTATCACGCAGGACATGAGTTTCTTCCAGAGATTATTGAACGCCGCCTGCCTCGTTACCCTCCAGATCATGCATTGGATCATGACCACCGGCTACATCCAACCAATTCTACGAAGATACCTGG GGGAACAGTTGCCCGACGTACGTGACCTAACTGCCGAGGTGCCACTAACGTTACAGAACAGTCACTACAGCGTCGCCGATTCCCTGCCTTACCTGGCGAACGTCGTCAACGTCGCCTGCCTCCATTGCAATCCTGCCATCCAGCTTAGCACCGACTTGGAGAACTTCTTGCAAAGAG GTTTCATTTTCGTCTCCATGGGCTCGTCGGTTCGCGCGTCCGGCATGCCGGAGGCGTTACGTCACATATTCGTCACAGCCTTTGCAACCCTCCCGTACAACATCGTATGGAAATGGGAGGGCGAGAAGATCAAAGATCTGCCGTCGAACGTCAGAACAGCGGCATGGTGGCCACAACAGGATCTACTTGGGCATCCGAAACTCCGAGCTTTCGTCTCGCACGGCGGCCTCCTGTCTCTTCACGAGGCCGCGTATCACGGCGCCCCGACGCTCGTACTACCTGTCTTCTGTGATCATGACGGGAACGCGGCCCAAGCAG AAAAGTTGGGTTACGCCCTAGTGATGAATTTGGCCGGCATATCAATCGGAAATCTTCGTGAGGGGATCCTGAAAGTATCCACCTTGCACAACAATGCATACCGAGTGGCAGCGAAGAAGCGTAGCTTGCTGCTAAGAAAGTTGCCGATTAGCCCGAAAAAATTAGCCATTTGGTGGGTGGAGCACGTTGCCGAGTACAAGGGAGCTGATCATTTAAAGAGTTCGACGAG ACATATGGGCATCGTTCATTATTATTCCATCGATGTAGTGATATTCTACGCGATCGCATTACTGCTGCTCGTTTATGGGTTGAAGAAACTTTGTTGGAGAACGATACCGAAGCATGGCGTCAACAAAAAGAAACTAGACTGA
- the LOC117225999 gene encoding pinopsin, which translates to MNLWKVCAAFCNPKVRDGNSNNLKDVMIAVFGMSCSETRICWSAIIVAAVWIYGILLSLPPMFGWGQYGNDILNITCILLWDDHDSERSNIYIAFILLVGHGLPTVIIISISVHIILTDSRRRQNLRITKMVKLTVMIYLVAWIPRVTLGIAIHYFDVKPSPIIVILTYTLSTLTICNKPIIAIYLNNQLKNCVRKMFGREVSDEAGIRNEIGMVSERNN; encoded by the exons ATGAACCTTTGGAAGGTCTGTGCAGCATTTTGTAATCCGAAGGTCAGGGATGGAAACTCAAATAACCTGAAGGATGTAATGATTGCCGTCTTTGGAATGTCCTGCTCTGAAACAAGAATCTGCTG GTCAGCCATAATTGTCGCCGCTGTCTGGATCTACGGAATTTTACTGTCTTTGCCTCCAATGTTTGGTTGGGGCCAATATGGAAatgatattttaaatataacatGTATTCTACTATGGGATGACCACGACTCAGAACGaagcaatatatatattgcttTTATTTTACTTGTTGGCCATGGATTACCAACAGTAATCATAATTTCGATTTCCGTACACATCATTTTGACAG ATTCACGCAGAAGACAAAATTTGAGGATTACGAAAATGGTCAAATTGACGGTAATGATCTATCTAGTTGCTTGGATACCCCGTGTGACTTTGGGTATCGCTATTCATTATTTTGAC GTCAAGCCGTCACCAATAATAGTCATATTAACATATACACTGTCGACACTTACTATATGTAATAAACCAATCATCGCCATATACCTGAACAATCAGCTAAAAAACTGTGTGAGGAAAATGTTTGGGAGAGAGGTATCGGATGAGGCAGGCATCAGAAATGAAATAGGCATGGTCAGCGAACGTAATAACTAA